One region of Primulina tabacum isolate GXHZ01 chromosome 1, ASM2559414v2, whole genome shotgun sequence genomic DNA includes:
- the LOC142540909 gene encoding F-box protein SKIP23, producing MANWANLPAELLHHICQHLPTSTDLLRFRSVCPTWRSASPSPPSSASRFPILPNSGISDTTWGFYLSKRTIYSIHSAQPHDQPPWIVKLERDNSNRSHLLNPLTRSPLKPFPTGFPMFFSFFNFRVKELGQEYALQYIDFKPRANSIAEAGNLYMEKVAVISDVNNGFVLLTIHLSGKLVVYKSGDEKWRVIDDFPSPYDDVIFREGKLYAVDNSGRTVLVNYVDLSVKVVANSVFGGDKKFLVNSNGELLLVDMYLSSGPENNMDFDEWFEFYDCGMNERTLKFKVFRLDENAGRWIEVSDLGDRMLFLGENSAFSVNASDVSCKGNCILFTNHCSGRQEDEVWKGRGAGVFDLGSGSIEPIGSSSEYSKMFWPPPEWMYSIPQN from the coding sequence ATGGCGAATTGGGCGAACCTCCCGGCCGAGCTCCTCCACCATATTTGTCAGCACCTCCCTACTTCAACCGACCTCCTACGCTTCCGCTCCGTCTGCCCCACCTGGCGCTCCGCCTCCCCATCACCACCATCCTCCGCATCTCGCTTCCCTATACTTCCCAATTCAGGCATCTCTGACACCACTTGGGGATTTTATCTCTCCAAACGCACTATCTACTCTATCCACTCAGCCCAACCCCACGATCAACCGCCATGGATTGTCAAACTCGAACGCGATAATTCCAACCGAAGCCACCTTCTCAACCCGCTTACCCGATCCCCGCTCAAGCCATTCCCCACTGGTTTCCCCATGTTTTTTAGTTTCTTCAACTTTAGGGTTAAGGAGTTGGGTCAAGAATATGCCCTTCAGTACATTGATTTTAAACCGAGGGCTAACTCGATCGCTGAGGCTGGAAATCTTTACATGGAAAAAGTTGCTGTTATTTCGGATGTAAATAACGGGTTTGTGCTTTTGACCATTCATCTTTCTGGCAAGTTGGTGGTTTATAAGTCTGGTGATGAGAAATGGAGGGTTATTGATGATTTCCCTTCACCCTACGATGATGTGATTTTTAGGGAAGGGAAATTATACGCAGTTGATAACTCGGGGAGAACAGTTTTGGTGAATTATGTCGATTTGAGCGTGAAGGTTGTCGCGAATTCAGTATTCGGTGGGGATAAGAAGTTTCTTGTCAACTCGAACGGGGAATTGCTGTTGGTGGACATGTATTTGAGCAGTGGGCCTGAGAATAATATGGATTTTGATGAATGGTTCGAGTTTTATGATTGTGGTATGAATGAGAGGACTTTAAAGTTTAAGGTGTTCCGTTTGGATGAGAATGCAGGGAGATGGATTGAGGTGAGTGATCTGGGGGATAGAATGTTGTTTTTGGGTGAAAATTCTGCCTTTTCGGTCAATGCATCGGATGTGAGTTGCAAAGGGAACTGCATACTTTTTACGAATCATTGTAGTGGGAGGCAAGAGGATGAGGTGTGGAAGGGTCGGGGAGCTGGAGTGTTTGATCTAGGGAGTGGGAGTATCGAGCCAATTGGTAGTTCAAGTGAGTATTCCAAGATGTTTTGGCCGCCTCCAGAATGGATGTACTCCATCCCCCAGAATTGA
- the LOC142540899 gene encoding tyrosine--tRNA ligase, chloroplastic/mitochondrial translates to MGFIANSLVRGHTLLVSATNWRLFFPASSASLPHHLRSLNRLYCSRRNVVEILQERGLLDSITSESLRHSPLKVYCGFDPTADSLHLGNLLGIIVLSWFLRCGHSAVALIGGATGRVGDPSGKSLERPDLDPAALERNVSAISATIQGIIGRDSSSFSSSFTMLNNHDWWKDVKLLDFLRDVGRFARVGTMISKDSVRKRLESEKGMSYTEFTYQLLQGYDFLYLFRDHGVNVQIGGSDQWGNITAGTDLIRRILQAEGAYGLTFPLLLKSDGTKFGKSEDGAIWLSPSLMSPYQFYQYLFSVSDADVVRFLKILTFLSIDEISQIEKSMQGPGYVPNTAQHRLAEEVTLFVHGREGLDEAVKATQALRPGAKTELDWKTIETISEDVPSCSLRQDQVLNLSLVDLTVSTGLLESKSAARRLLKQGGLYLNNNRVDSDAKKIELDDIVDGKVILLSAGKKNKMIVTIT, encoded by the coding sequence ATGGGATTCATTGCTAATTCTCTAGTGCGGGGTCACACTCTTCTTGTCTCCGCCACCAATTGGAGGCTATTTTTCCCTGCTTCCTCCGCATCTCTTCCACATCATCTCCGCTCCCTCAACCGCCTTTACTGTTCACGCCGGAATGTGGTCGAAATTCTGCAAGAGAGGGGCCTTCTCGATTCCATCACCAGCGAATCACTCCGCCATTCTCCTTTGAAGGTATATTGTGGTTTTGACCCCACCGCCGACAGTCTTCACCTCGGAAACCTACTTGGTATCATCGTTCTCTCATGGTTCCTCCGCTGTGGCCACTCAGCGGTTGCTCTCATCGGCGGAGCCACTGGTCGCGTCGGTGACCCCTCAGGTAAGTCACTTGAGAGGCCAGACCTCGATCCTGCTGCACTCGAAAGGAACGTATCTGCAATCTCAGCCACCATTCAGGGTATTATTGGACGCGACTcgtcttctttttcttcttctttcacgATGTTAAACAATCACGACTGGTGGAAGGATGTAAAGCTGTTGGATTTCTTGAGGGATGTGGGAAGATTCGCCAGAGTGGGCACCATGATTTCTAAGGACAGCGTTCGCAAGAGGCTTGAATCGGAGAAGGGCATGAGCTATACTGAGTTCACATACCAGCTGCTTCAGGGATATGATTTTCTCTATCTCTTCCGCGACCATGGGGTCAATGTTCAGATTGGAGGCAGCGACCAATGGGGCAACATCACTGCTGGCACCGATCTCATTCGAAGAATTCTTCAGGCCGAAGGAGCCTATGGGCTTACCTTCcctcttctcctcaagagtgaCGGCACCAAGTTTGGCAAATCCGAGGATGGTGCCATTTGGCTCTCTCCCTCCCTCATGTCACCTTACCAGTTTTACCAGTACTTGTTCTCTGTTTCAGATGCTGACGTTGTCAGATTTCTCAAAATCCTTACTTTCCTCAGTATTGATGAGATCTCCCAGATTGAAAAGTCAATGCAGGGACCTGGGTATGTCCCCAATACTGCTCAGCATAGGCTTGCGGAGGAAGTTACCCTTTTTGTCCATGGGCGAGAGGGACTTGACGAGGCGGTAAAAGCTACCCAGGCATTGAGGCCGGGTGCCAAAACAGAACTGGATTGGAAGACAATTGAGACAATCTCAGAGGATGTTCCATCGTGTTCTTTGCGCCAAGACCAGGTCTTAAACCTGTCTCTTGTTGATCTAACTGTCTCTACTGGTTTGCTGGAGAGTAAATCAGCAGCCCGTCGTTTGCTCAAGCAAGGGGGGCTTTATTTGAACAACAACAGAGTTGATAGTGATGCCAAGAAAATCGAGCTTGATGACATTGTGGATGGGAAAGTTATCCTTTTATCCGCCGGGAAGAAGAATAAAATGATTGTGACAATAACTTGA